One window from the genome of Roseofilum capinflatum BLCC-M114 encodes:
- a CDS encoding RNA-guided endonuclease InsQ/TnpB family protein — protein MKARYQYRFYPTDQQRQSLAQLFGCVRVVWNDALAFSKSDKYPGYNKLSAMLTQAKKTETRSWLSGVSSVPLQQSLKQLDAAYKNYFNSLKGKRKGKKVGQPKFKKKTYDQSATFTKAAFSIKEKEVFLAKIGPLKPIWSRELPSDPSSVTVIKDCSNRYFLSFVVEIEPIHVDAKNQSIGIDLGIKTFAVMSDGSKAVSPDYSKADRKIHKLQKKLARQQKGSNRRNKTRLQMAKLHHRISDTRKDFLHKLSTKIVRENQTIVLEDLNVSGMVKNRQLARSISWQGWREFRDLCEAKSQKFDRAFHIINRWEPTSQICSECGYKWGKLDLKIRSVRCLNCGTEHDRDENAAKNIEKSRHRALGDLKRTQRRK, from the coding sequence ACAGAGCCTAGCTCAGTTGTTTGGCTGTGTTCGGGTGGTGTGGAACGACGCTTTAGCTTTCAGTAAGTCCGATAAATACCCTGGGTACAACAAACTTTCTGCGATGTTGACTCAGGCAAAGAAGACTGAGACTAGAAGCTGGCTCTCTGGTGTTTCATCCGTTCCGTTGCAGCAATCTCTTAAGCAGTTAGATGCCGCCTACAAAAACTATTTCAATTCCTTAAAGGGAAAGCGAAAAGGTAAAAAAGTAGGTCAACCCAAGTTTAAGAAAAAGACATACGATCAGTCTGCAACGTTTACAAAAGCAGCGTTTTCCATCAAAGAAAAAGAAGTATTTTTAGCTAAAATAGGCCCTCTAAAGCCAATTTGGTCTAGAGAGTTGCCGTCTGACCCAAGTTCTGTAACGGTTATCAAAGATTGCTCTAACCGCTATTTTCTCAGCTTTGTGGTAGAGATTGAACCCATTCATGTCGATGCGAAAAACCAAAGTATCGGAATTGATTTAGGGATCAAGACATTTGCCGTAATGTCTGATGGCTCTAAGGCTGTCAGCCCTGACTACTCAAAGGCAGATCGCAAAATTCACAAGCTTCAGAAGAAACTAGCTCGTCAGCAAAAAGGCTCAAACCGGAGAAATAAAACTCGTCTTCAGATGGCTAAACTACACCATCGTATTTCAGATACGCGCAAAGATTTCTTGCACAAACTATCTACTAAGATTGTTCGTGAAAACCAAACGATTGTTTTAGAGGATTTGAACGTATCAGGCATGGTCAAGAATCGCCAGCTTGCGAGGTCTATTAGTTGGCAAGGTTGGAGAGAGTTTAGAGATCTCTGTGAGGCAAAATCTCAGAAGTTTGACAGAGCGTTTCACATCATCAATCGATGGGAACCGACTAGCCAGATCTGTTCTGAGTGCGGCTACAAATGGGGCAAGCTCGATCTAAAAATTCGGTCGGTTCGATGCCTCAATTGTGGCACTGAACACGACCGAGATGAGAATGCAGCAAAGAATATAGAAAAAAGTCGCCATAGGGCATTGGGAGACTTGAAACGGACGCAGAGACGCAAGTAA